A region of Geobacillus sp. 46C-IIa DNA encodes the following proteins:
- the atpG gene encoding ATP synthase F1 subunit gamma: protein MASLRDIKTRINSTRKTSQITKAMEMVSTSKLNRAEQNAKSFIPYMEKLQEVVANVALGAGGASHPMLVSRPVKKTGYLVITSDRGLAGAYNSNVLRTVYQTIQARHSSPDEYAIIVIGRVGLNFFRKRNMPVILDITRLPDQPSFADIKEIANKTVGLFADGTFDELYMYYNHYVSAIQQDVTERKLLPLTDLADNEKRTVYEFEPSQEEILDVLLPQYAESLIYGALLDAKASEHAARMTAMKNATDNAHELIRTLTLSYNRARQASITQEITEIVAGANALQ, encoded by the coding sequence TTGGCATCGTTACGCGACATTAAAACGCGCATCAACTCGACGAGAAAAACGAGCCAAATTACGAAAGCGATGGAAATGGTCTCGACGTCGAAATTAAACCGCGCGGAGCAAAACGCGAAGTCGTTCATTCCATACATGGAAAAACTGCAGGAAGTCGTGGCCAACGTCGCGCTTGGCGCCGGCGGCGCTTCCCACCCGATGCTCGTTTCGCGTCCGGTGAAAAAGACGGGGTATTTGGTCATTACGTCGGACCGGGGCTTGGCCGGAGCATACAACAGCAACGTGTTGCGCACCGTCTACCAGACGATTCAAGCGCGCCACTCCTCCCCGGACGAGTATGCGATCATCGTCATTGGCCGCGTCGGATTAAACTTTTTCCGCAAACGGAACATGCCGGTCATTCTTGACATTACCCGCTTGCCGGATCAGCCGTCGTTCGCTGATATTAAAGAAATTGCCAACAAAACGGTCGGATTGTTCGCCGACGGCACGTTTGATGAACTGTATATGTACTATAACCATTATGTGAGCGCGATCCAGCAAGATGTGACGGAACGGAAGCTGCTTCCGCTCACCGATTTGGCTGATAACGAGAAGCGCACGGTTTACGAATTTGAACCGTCGCAAGAAGAAATTTTGGACGTCTTGTTGCCGCAATATGCGGAGAGCCTCATTTACGGCGCGTTGCTCGATGCGAAAGCGAGCGAACACGCCGCCCGGATGACAGCGATGAAGAACGCGACCGACAACGCGCACGAACTCATTCGCACGTTGACGCTTTCCTACAACCGCGCTCGCCAAGCTTCGATCACGCAAGAAATTACAGAAATTGTCGCCGGGGCAAACGCCTTGCAATAG